In Burkholderia sp. NRF60-BP8, a single window of DNA contains:
- a CDS encoding YoaK family protein: MKHEDTILAAVAGFVDTLSFVALFGLFTAHVTGNFVLIGAGIAGFGQGVVLKLSVFPAFVCGVIAASLIARSMSARPAWQGTRVLHAVQAVLLLGFCAAGVWATPVTQPDSVAALVAGIVGTFAMGVQNAHPRVIARAGGVPNTVMTGNVTQAILDAVDMLSPGTADSVRATARARFAKMLPAIVAFALGAAGGALGFRYVGFLALLVPVGALATLALRAAQAADATPQARA; this comes from the coding sequence ATGAAGCACGAGGACACGATCCTTGCCGCAGTGGCCGGCTTCGTCGACACGCTGAGCTTCGTCGCGCTGTTCGGGCTGTTCACCGCGCACGTGACCGGCAACTTCGTGCTGATCGGTGCGGGCATCGCGGGCTTCGGCCAGGGCGTCGTTCTGAAGCTCAGCGTGTTTCCGGCGTTCGTGTGCGGCGTGATCGCGGCGAGCCTGATCGCGCGGTCGATGTCCGCGCGGCCGGCATGGCAGGGCACGCGCGTGCTGCATGCGGTGCAGGCCGTGCTGCTGCTCGGCTTCTGCGCGGCCGGCGTGTGGGCGACGCCCGTCACGCAGCCCGACAGCGTCGCCGCGCTGGTGGCCGGCATCGTGGGCACGTTCGCGATGGGCGTGCAGAACGCGCATCCGCGCGTGATCGCCCGCGCGGGCGGCGTGCCGAATACGGTGATGACCGGCAACGTCACGCAGGCGATCCTGGATGCCGTCGACATGCTGTCGCCCGGCACGGCGGACAGCGTGCGCGCCACCGCGCGCGCACGCTTCGCGAAGATGCTGCCGGCGATCGTCGCGTTCGCGCTCGGCGCGGCGGGCGGTGCGCTCGGGTTCCGCTACGTCGGATTCCTGGCGCTGCTGGTTCCCGTCGGCGCGCTCGCGACGCTTGCGCTGCGCGCGGCGCAAGCGGCCGATGCAACCCCGCAGGCGC